The Pyrus communis chromosome 2, drPyrComm1.1, whole genome shotgun sequence genome includes a window with the following:
- the LOC137726574 gene encoding SNF1-related protein kinase regulatory subunit beta-2-like, which produces MGNVNGREDGGGSPSAAEEDSGAAGILQEGPAHGGRLVHGSAELMGQSPPHSPRATHSPLMFTPQVPVVPLQRPDEIQIPNNSWMQTSGFEDMCCEQGIPTMITWSYGGKDVAVEGSWDNWKTRWALQRSGKDFTIMKVLPSGVYQYRFIVDGQWRCSPDLPLAQDDAGNSYNLLDLQDYVPEDIGSISGFEPPQSPDSSYNNLQLGSEDFAKEPPSVPPHLQMTLLNAPSSYMEMPPPLSRPQHVVLNHLYMQRGKSGPSVVALGTTERFIAKYVTVVLYKSLQR; this is translated from the exons ATGGGGAATGTGAATGGGAGAGAAGATGGTGGTGGAAGCCCCTCTGCGGCCGAGGAAGACAGCGGTGCCGCCGGCATCTTGCAGGAGGGCCCTGCCCACGGCGGCCGTCTTGTTCATGGCTCCGCTGAGTTGATGGGTCAATCACCTCCTCATAGCCCTAGGGCCACTCACTCCCCTTTGATGTTCACTCCCCAA GTCCCTGTGGTTCCCTTACAAAGACCAGATGAGATACAAATCCCAAACAACTCGTGGATGCAAACGTCGGGGTTTGAAGACATGTGCTGTGAGCAAGGAATTCCGACTATGATTACATGGAGCTATGGTGGGAAGGATGTAGCTGTGGAGGGATCATGGGATAATTGGAAGACAAG ATGGGCTTTACAGAGATCAGGGAAGGACTTCACTATTATGAAAGTACTGCCATCCGGTGTTTACCAATATAGGTTTATTGTTGATGGGCAGTGGAGGTGTTCCCCTGACTTGCCCTTGGCCCAAGATGATGCTGGCAATTCTTACAACCTTTTGGACTTGCAG GATTATGTTCCAGAAGACATCGGAAGCATTTCCGGCTTTGAACCTCCCCAGTCACCGGACTCAAGTTACAACAACCTGCAGCTTGGATCTGAAGATTTTGCGAAGGAGCCCCCATCGGTTCCTCCACACCTACAAATGACACTGTTGAATGCACCTTCATCTTACATGGAGATGCCGCCTCCTTTGTCAAGACCTCAACATGTGGTACTCAATCATCTTTACATGCAGAGAGGGAAGAGTGGACCATCTGTGGTGGCACTCGGGACAACAGAGAGGTTTATAGCGAAGTATGTTACGGTGGTTCTCTACAAGTCCTTGCAGagataa
- the LOC137723051 gene encoding uncharacterized protein — MSYYNICASNKLLKMSCIILFNLLIIGSSLVTRSISMAMADIIDDHGGQGGGGRGGGVAQVQQDEMNNNPLEQLMSSQEDMMQVAGYGEEKLSTVLITGSVHCEEACINHNNLNILHPDQTDRDQLHLHAWPLSGALVSVNCRVSGRRKSSLAQGVTDEFGDFMIDLPSNLHAIPNLDKTCCVRVLGIPKNAQCRPASVRRHKGLKLSSVGNGIRTYTAGRIRFQHLTSKPSQACVEEASNNNKI; from the exons ATGAGCTACTACAATATTTGCGCCTCCAACAAGCTTCTGAAGATGAGCTGCATCATTTTATTCAACTTATTAATCATCGGCAGCAGCCTCGTCACAAGATCGATTTCAATGGCGATGGCGGATATTATTGATGATCACGGAGgacaaggaggaggaggaaggggAGGAGGAGTGGCACAAGTACAACAGGATGAAATGAATAATAACCCGTTAGAGCAGCTGATGTCCAGCCAAGAAGATATGATGCAGGTTGCTGGATATGGAGAAGAAAAGCTTTCCACCGTCCTTATTACAGGCTCCGTCCATTGCGAGGAGGCTTGtattaatcataataatttgaatattttgcaTCCTGATCAAACTGATCGTGATCAGCTTCATCTTCATGCATGGCCTCTATCAG GTGCTTTGGTGTCCGTCAATTGCCGTGTCAGTGGGAGAAGAAAATCCAGTTTGGCACAAGGCGTCACAGACGAATTTGGGGATTTCATGATCGATCTTCCTTCCAATCTACATGCAATTCCCAACTTGGACAAAACGTGTTGTGTTCGAGTACTTGGAATACCAAAGAATGCACAATGCCGACCCGCTTCCGTCAGGAGGCACAAAGGACTCAAACTATCGTCCGTTGGTAATGGCATCCGAACCTACACTGCCGGCAGGATAAGGTTCCAGCATTTGACCTCTAAACCTTCACAAGCATGCGTTGAGGAAGCAAGCAACAACAATAAGATATGA